One genomic region from Sciurus carolinensis chromosome 2, mSciCar1.2, whole genome shotgun sequence encodes:
- the LOC124976479 gene encoding olfactory receptor 11H4-like: MRLQHTWKYRLQSIRARIPAKTCCISKVHVLAHWWISNQGGAVPLKGIPKDSDHTKDRKILSSEARNFSYMVSDFILLGFPCRWEIQIFLFSIFFTTYILTLLGNMAIVCAVHWDHRLHTPMYILLANFSFLEICYVNSDVPNMLVSFLSRTKSISFNQCVLQLYFFFYLGTTECLFLSIMAYDRFLAICRPLYYPTIMTTKFCSSLVIFCWVYGFLWFLIPVIFVTQLPFCGPNVIDDFLCDLGPLLALASACVPIPGTVLLCGTMSSLLIFATFFYIIGSYTLVLRAVIQVPSAAGRKKAFSTCSSHLAVMFLFYGSVMITYVSPGSGQAEGMQKFTTLFYSVLTPFFNPMIYSLRNKEMKDALKKVLGGS, from the exons ATGCGGCTCCAGCACACCTG GAAGTACCGCTTACAAAGCATCAGAGCCAGAATTCCAGCCAAGACCTGCTGCATCTCCAAAGTTCATGTTCTGGCACACTGGTGGATCTCAAACCAGGGTGGAGCTGTACCTTTGAAAGGCATCCCCAAGGATTCTGATCACACTAAA GATAGAAAGATATTGAGCTCAGAGGCCAGAAATTTCTCCTATATGGTGAGTGACTTCATCCTCTTGGGTTTCCCTTGCCGCTGGGAAATACAGATCTTCCTTTTCTCTATATTCTTTACGACTTACATCCTGACTCTGCTTGGAAACATGGCCATCGTGTGTGCAGTGCACTGGGACCACCgtctccacacccccatgtacatTCTTCTGGCCAACTTCTCCTTCCTGGAGATATGCTATGTCAACTCTGATGTGCCCAACATGCTGGTCAGCTTCCTCTCCAGGACCAAATCCATCTCCTTCAATCAGTGTGTCCTCCAGTTGTACTTCTTCTTCTACCTGGGCACAACTGAATGTTTATTTCTCTCCAtcatggcctatgaccggttCCTGGCCATCTGCCGCCCCCTGTACTACCCCACCATCATGACTACTAAGTTCTGTAGCAGCCTGGTCATTTTTTGCTGGGTCTATGGTTTCCTCTGGTTTCTGATTCCAGTGATATTCGTCACCCAGCTGCCATTTTGTGGCCCAAATGTGATCGATGACTTTCTGTGTGACCTGGGTCCCCTGCTGGCCCTGGCTTCAGCCTGTGTCCCAATCCCAGGCACAGTTCTCTTATGTGGCACCATGAGCTCCCTCCTCATCTTTGCTACCTTTTTCTATATCATTGGCTCCTACACACTGGTGTTGAGAGCTGTGATACAGGTACCCTCTGCTGCTGGCCGCaagaaggccttctccacctgctcctcacaCCTGGCTGTCATGTTTCTGTTCTATGGTTCTGTCATGATAACATATGTGAGTCCCGGGTCAGGACAAGCAGAAGGCATGCAGAAGTTCACAACTTTGTTCTACTCAGTTTTGACCCCTTTTTTCAACCCCATGATCTACAGCCTAcggaataaagaaatgaaggatGCCTTGAAGAAAGTTCTAGGAGGTTCCTAA